TTAATAAGTATTTGTTGCAATCAGGCTTGGCAAACCTTATAGCTTATGATAAGCGGGCCCTTTTACAACTACTACCTatggtgaaaagaaaaaattgtggGAGCATCCAGTCCTCCCATGTCCATCTCTTGCTTCAGTTTTCCTCACATTTCTGTCCCTTCGCTCTCTTCCAACGTATAAATCCTGTCCTCCCAAATGTTCTCTGTCAGCATATATATCTCTTATTACGAAACAACTACAGACTTGAATTGTAGATGTAGATCCATATTGAAGCCTACAGCATATCTGTTTCTTCACTCCTCCAGTATATGATATAAgtatcttctcttctattttcttcctctctGATCCTTCCTAATCTCTCTTTGCTATTGAACACAATTCAGTCTTCTTTTtgcttttcttcatcttttctcaGTTTAGTTCACCCCAGCAATTCTCTTTCAAAATATGTTCCCTGGTTGATATTCAGATCTGGACCGTCTTCTATCTAATTTTagatctcttttatttcttttccctATTCTGGAAATCTGATCTCAGTGTTTTTTACCTACActaaaattaatttgaaataTATTTGAGCAATTCTCCAGCAGGTTGTTTAGGTTTGATCCCTTGCCTGCATCGATCCCACATTAGCATATTCTCACTAACATACACAAGCGAATAGTATGGTTTACAAAAGACATATACACCAAATAATTCTGAGAATATATTAGGTAGGAATATTTACCGTTTTGCAGTCATTATCAAATTTGCAATCCCTTGTCCAATAATACCACAAGTAAACCCAACTGCTCCATACAATAGACCCTGGAACAAGAACAGTTTATCAGCAATAgttcatgaaaagaaaattgaccACATAACAACCCATGAATTTTAAAgttagaaaagagaaattgaGGACTAACATTAGGGTACTGAGAATTTATCAAGTTTTTCCTTTAGGAACTAAACAGTATTGCCAAAGTTTAAGTTCCCTATTTGAAGTCAAGTTCCAAAAGGTTAACTAGTCCAAAATTCAAGTTCGGGCATACAATAAAGATGTATACCTTATAGAAGTAAGTTGCTATCCTTTGCTGTACTGTGAATCTGCATCCTGGTCTTTCAGCTTCAAACACACTGcataagttttaaaaaaaaaaaaaaaaagtagagagaatAACAAAGAGAGCATGACTAATGAGTACATGCCAACCTTATAAAAAGTATAAAAGCATAAGAGCTACGGATTTACTAATTCAGTCAAAACTGAAATTGTAAACTAAAATTTTCTCTATTGGAGTCCAACAGGATAAAATCTTCTTTGCATGGAGTACTAACCTACTAGGCAGGGCTCCAGAAGCACGTTGCAAGTGGCCAAGTAAGCCTTTTGCTGCAGTTGGTGCTCCAAAACGAGTATAGGGCGCCAACATTCCAACTAAAGCAATGTCAACAACCACACCAACTAAAAGATCAGCAGCATACAACTCAAATTCTGACCAGAAATCTTTGCCCCTCTTTTGGACTTCCGCAAATGTAGCACAACAAGAGTCAATGACAATCTGCACCATAAAAAATCACAACATATTTAGACCAGAGATATGGCAGCTCTAAGAATGATAAAGATTGGAGGAGCCTCCACACCACAGCCTAAACTTAGGCCATCTTCCTCAAGTATGGAATTGTTTTTTCACTGTTAGCCAGACTTCTCCGGTCATTACATGAAAACCCATCCTGATAGGTGGTAACATCGAGTCACTAAAATCAACGATTTAATGGGCATCCCAGTGCAAAATACTGGCCAACATTTGAATGGTTTGGATTAACACACAAGTGATCGTAGAGTAGGTTGATGCCACCACCAACATTGTAACTGTACGTTTCCCCTCTTCAAGTTGAAATGAACTTCATATAAGAGCTAAATCAAATAAACCTCAACAAACCTCTGTTCCAACTTTAAAAAGGAAAGATGGATCAGCAAGCATACGGTTGCGAAGCAATGAGCAGGATCTAATTGCAAAGCCTAAAGGCCAGGATGAACCCTAcaatgaaaatgaataaaatatcaatTGAACAGGAAGGTAGCAGAAATTGTGTATATGTACCAAGTTGATAGTACTAAAATTTATTGTATCAACAcaaattattaatataatatgtACACCTGCAAATCAAAGTATCTGTCAAGAAGAACTCTGCGAATTCCAACAGTCTTAGCTGCTTCTAACATGTCTGGAGGAAGACCAACCCCACAAGCTTCAGCCTCTTTCATCACTTGCACAAATTTCACTAGAGGCCCAAACTCCTTTTCTTCATGGTCATCCTTTCCGTTACCACCACtgccgccaccaccacctccatgccctcctcctccacctccagGTGGAATATCCCCATTACCAGCACTACTTCTCAAagagtacatacgacctcctccATTGTCAATGTTAGGAGAAAAACTAGTATGAAGAACCCTGGAATCCCTTGTTTCCCTTGTTAGAGAAAACCTAATTCGCTCTGTCCCCGAGAGAGATACAATAGTCTTGCATTTAGATGAAATTGACAAAAACCCTGCCCTCGTGGAAGACAGAAATCCAACATTATGCCTTCTCAGGCATCCAAATACCCTAGCGTCGACTGTCCAATTTTTGTCCCATTGCTCCTTTGAATCAATCTCACTTGGAAAATTGGCCAAATGTGATAATCTGAAGCTTGAAGAACAAATTGCCATGTTCTTCACCAACCTTTCGGAATCTCAGACTAAAAATATTCAGGCAAATCGAAAAATGAACAGAAATCTCAGAGAGCTCAGAAAAATAACAATTCCAATGATAAAAGTATCAACTGCTATCCACTGAATATACTAGCGAAGGAGACAAATCTCTATTCTATGATAATGTAAAAATAAACTGCATGAGGTTCAATTTCCTTTGTAATCTCTCAGCTGGTTTCCATGTAAATCTCCAAATAGAGGGACAAAGGAAAATTCGGAGCAGGTCTATCTTCTCAA
This genomic stretch from Macadamia integrifolia cultivar HAES 741 chromosome 2, SCU_Mint_v3, whole genome shotgun sequence harbors:
- the LOC122061754 gene encoding protein RETICULATA-RELATED 1, chloroplastic-like isoform X1, producing the protein MAICSSSFRLSHLANFPSEIDSKEQWDKNWTVDARVFGCLRRHNVGFLSSTRAGFLSISSKCKTIVSLSGTERIRFSLTRETRDSRVLHTSFSPNIDNGGGRMYSLRSSAGNGDIPPGGGGGGHGGGGGGSGGNGKDDHEEKEFGPLVKFVQVMKEAEACGVGLPPDMLEAAKTVGIRRVLLDRYFDLQGSSWPLGFAIRSCSLLRNRMLADPSFLFKVGTEIVIDSCCATFAEVQKRGKDFWSEFELYAADLLVGVVVDIALVGMLAPYTRFGAPTAAKGLLGHLQRASGALPSSVFEAERPGCRFTVQQRIATYFYKGLLYGAVGFTCGIIGQGIANLIMTAKRSIKKSEEDIPVPPLVESAALWGFFLGVSSNTRYQLINGMESLVEALPLAKRVPALSMAFTVGVRFANNIYGGMQFVDWAKWSGVQ